A region from the Triticum aestivum cultivar Chinese Spring chromosome 3D, IWGSC CS RefSeq v2.1, whole genome shotgun sequence genome encodes:
- the LOC123077860 gene encoding cytochrome P450 71A1: MAVSPLALLLLLLAFAVSLLYILRRPAPLRSGSDGGRRHPPPSPRGLPLLGHLHLLGSLPHRALRSLAAAHGPVLLLRLGRVPAVVVSSPAAAEEVMKARDLAFASRPRSAMADRLLYGRDVAFAPYGEYWRQARRVCVVHLLSPLRILSFRGVREEEAAALVERVCGAGAGGAVVDLCELLVAYANTVVSRAAFGDDSARGLYEEGNKGRELRKVFNDFQELLGTAPVGELLPWLGWLDAVRGMEGKIRRTFKALDGVLEKVIDDHRRRRQAGQQTGDDGGDHRDFVDVLLDVNETDNDAGMRLNTTEIKAIILDMFAAGTDTTSTAMEWAMAELITNPDSMRKLQDEIRAAVGGSVHVITEDHLHKLHYLKAVVKETLRLHPPIPLLVPREPQNDAEILGHHVPAGTRVVINAWAVGRDPAAWERAEEFAPERFLDGAVDYKGQDFQLIPFGAGRRGCPGVGFAAPTIEMALASLMYHFDWEPAGGASLDMREVNGLAVRLKSGLPLVAKPRFR; this comes from the exons ATGGCCGTCTCGCCTCTTgctctcctgctcctcctcctcgccttcgccgTATCTCTCCTGTACATCCTCCGTAGGCCCGCCCCTCTGCGCAGCGGCAGCGATGGAGGACGGAGGCATCCTCCGCCGTCGCCGCGCGGCCTCCCGCTGCTCGGCCACCTACATCTCCTCGGCTCGTTGCCGCACCGGGCCCTGCGGTCCCTGGCCGCCGCGCACGGCCCGGTCCTGCTGCTCCGGCTCGGCCGCGTGCCCGCCGTGGTCGTgtcctcgccggccgccgcggagGAGGTGATGAAGGCCCGCGACCTGGCCTTCGCGAGCCGGCCCCGCAGCGCCATGGCCGACCGGCTCCTCTACGGGCGCGACGTAGCGTTCGCGCCCTACGGCGAGTACTGGCGCCAGGCGCGCCGCGTGTGCGTGGTCCACCTCCTCAGCCCGCTCCGCATCCTCTCCTTCCGCGGCGTCCGGGAAGAGGAGGCCGCCGCGCTGGTCGAGCGCGTCTGCGGAGCGGGGGCGGGCGGCGCCGTCGTGGACCTGTGTGAGCTCCTCGTCGCCTACGCCAATACGGTGGTCTCGCGCGCCGCGTTCGGGGACGACAGCGCGCGCGGCCTGTACGAGGAAGGCAACAAGGGACGCGAGCTGAGGAAGGTGTTCAACGACTTCCAGGAGCTGCTCGGCACGGCGCCTGTGGGGGAGCTCTTGCCGTGGCTGGGGTGGTTGGACGCCGTGAGGGGGATGGAGGGGAAGATCAGACGGACGTTCAAGGCGCTCGACGGTGTGCTCGAGAAGGTGATCGACGACCACCGCCGCCGGCGTCAAGCCGGCCAGCAGACGGGAGATGACGGCGGCGATCACAGGGATTTCGTGGACGTGTTGTTGGACGTGAACGAGACCGACAATGACGCTGGCATGCGGCTCAACACGACCGAAATCAAGGCCATCATCTTG GACATGTTCGCGGCGGGCACGGACACCACAAGCACGGCAATGGAGTGGGCCATGGCGGAGCTCATCACGAATCCGGACAGCATGCGCAAGCTCCAGGACGAGATCAGGGCGGCCGTCGGTGGCTCCGTGCACGTCATCACCGAGGACCACCTCCACAAGCTGCACTACCTCAAGGCCGTGGTAAAGGAGACGCTACGCCTGCACCCACCGATCCCGCTCCTCGTGCCCCGAGAGCCGCAAAACGACGCCGAGATACTCGGCCACCACGTCCCGGCGGGCACGCGGGTCGTCATCAACGCGTGGGCCGTCGGCCGGGACCCGGCGGCGTGGGAGCGCGCCGAGGAGTTCGCGCCTGAGAGGTTTCTCGACGGCGCGGTGGACTACAAGGGGCAGGACTTCCAGCTGATACCGTTCGGTGCTGGGCGGAGGGGGTGCCCCGGGGTCGGATTCGCCGCGCCGACCATTGAGATGGCGCTGGCGAGCTTGATGTACCATTTCGACTGGGAGCCGGCTGGCGGGGCGTCGCTGGACATGCGCGAGGTGAACGGGCTCGCCGTGCGGCTCAAGTCCGGCCTGCCGCTTGTCGCTAAACCGCGGTTTCGTTAG